A DNA window from Purpureocillium takamizusanense chromosome 9, complete sequence contains the following coding sequences:
- the RPP1 gene encoding Ribonuclease P (COG:J~EggNog:ENOG503NZSQ~BUSCO:EOG09264THP), protein MLYDLNIAWSPATPQDRLLQALAMASSLGYATVALNHTVELPFPANPTSPFPSLPGVDDSSASASRTKLPHVLHRATLPLADPAASNYRLPALAAVYDILAIRPLTDKAFQNACLTLDIPIISLDLTTHFNFHFRPKPCMAAVSRGVRFEICYAQLLSADSRGRANFIGNVTNLFRATRGRGFIISSEAKTTLGLRGPSDIVNLLSVWGLASERGLEGFRSIPRSVVVNEGMKRNGFRGVIDVVQVATKTASGGVSGDGPESAQNSDVNSAAKPVKNQKRKKGEDGNGQPPSKRQAKKMKLAARSAASK, encoded by the coding sequence ATGCTCTACGACCTCAACATAGCGTGGTCGCCAGCCACGCCACAAGACCGCCTCCTTCAggccctcgccatggcctcgtctCTGGGCTacgccaccgtcgccctcAACCACACCGTCGAGCTCCCCTTCCCCGCAAATCCCACCTCTCCATTTCCCTCTCTCCCTGGGGTCGACGactcctcggcctcggcctccagGACGAAACTGCCCCACGTCTTGCACCGCGCCACCTTGCCTCtcgccgacccggccgcTTCCAACTACCGGCTAccagccctcgccgccgtctacgacatcctcgccatccgccCCCTCACTGACAAGGCGTTTCAGAACGCCTGCCTGACCCTCGATATCCCCATCATCTCCCTCGACCTGACGACCCATTTCAACTTCCACTTCCGGCCCAAGCCATGCATGGCCGCCGTATCTCGCGGCGTGCGCTTTGAGATCTGCTACGCCCAGCTTCTGTCTGCAGACTCTCGCGGCCGCGCAAATTTCATCGGCAATGTCACAAATCTTTTCCgcgccacccgcggccgtggcTTCATAATAAGCAGTGAGGCAAAGACAACCCTGGGCCTTCGGGGACCCTCGGACATTGTCAACCTGCTGAGCGTCTGGGGCctcgcgagcgagcgcggcctcgagggcttcCGCTCGATTCCCCGGAGCGTTGTCGTCAACGAGGGCATGAAGCGGAATGGCTTTCGCGGCGTCATTGACGTTGTTCAAGTAGCCACCaagacggccagcggcggtGTCTCGGGTGATGGCCCCGAGTCAGCACAAAACTCGGATGTCAACTCGGCGGCCAAGCCGGTGAAGAACCAGAAGCGCAAGAAAGGGGAAGATGGTAATGGGCAGCCTCCAAGCAAGAGGCAAGCGAAGAAGATGAAGCTAGCCGCACGTTCCGCTGCTTCCAAGTAA
- a CDS encoding uncharacterized protein (EggNog:ENOG503P5QW): MFFFFICGEHTFRKELPGYEGIVCQCHHCGNMSGRVLKSNPWFTFCFIPVIPFTIKGYKDVTCNICSFQQPLENRPDVMAMANGGRGGGGGHQQQYQSYPPPQQGWPQQGPPPPQQHGQQQQYG; the protein is encoded by the exons atgttcttcttcttcatctgcGGTGAGCACACCTTCCGCAAGGAGCTCCCTGGTTACGAGGGCATTGTGTGCCAATGCCATCACTGCGGCAACATGTCGGGCCGTGTGCTCAAGAGTAACCCCTGGTTCACCTTCTGCTTCATC CCCGTGATTCCCTTCACTATCAAGGGGTACAAGGACGTCACATGCAACATCTGTAGCTTCCAGCAGCCGCTTGAGAACCGCCCCGAtgtcatggccatggccaatggcggacgtggcggcggtggaggccaTCAGCAACAGTACCAGTCCTATCCTCCGCCCCAGCAAGGATGGCCGCAGCagggaccgccgccgccgcagcaacatggtcaacagcagcagtatGGCTAG
- a CDS encoding uncharacterized protein (TransMembrane:7 (o12-33i40-60o66-85i106-126o146-164i192-211o223-245i)~EggNog:ENOG503NX6X~COG:S) yields MGTAYVLDHYYLGITAIVTVAYQLLFFAIAFTFKFDKLTDLAGGSNFAVLAILTLALSGHHHARQLVASLFLIAWAIRLSGFLFFRILRTGSDDRFDDKRDRFFPFLGFWVAQMVWVWAVSLPVTVLNSPAVTAYPQHDFGTGRDIAGVVLFAIGFVMESVSDVQKYRFRQAHDGSAVCDKGFFYVSRHPNYFGEILIQFSIYMIAVSSAADGYVGGQAYKALYATILGPFLLTVLLMFVSGLPLSERPKAKSRYEKGNNWEGYKRWLDRTSVLIPFPPQLYERVPVFLKRTVFLELPMYVFDPAKHSDVKHPKGANENRHDSQDRATTRNRQSGEESLV; encoded by the exons ATGGGCACCGCTTACGTGCTCGACCACTACTACCTGGGCATTACGGCCATTGTGACCGTCGCCTACCAGCTCTTGTTCTTCGCCATCGCCTTTACGTTCAAGTTTGATAAGCTCACGG acctcgccggcggctccaacttcgccgtgctcgccatCCTGACCCTCGCGCTCtcgggccaccaccacgcccgccagctcgtcgcctcgcTCTTCCTCATCGCCTGGGCCATCCGCCTCTCgggcttcctcttcttccgcATCCTGCGCACGGGCTCCGACGACCGCTTCGATGACAAGCGCGACCGCTTCTTCCCGTTCCTCGGCTTCTGGGTCGCCCAGATGGTCTGGGTCTGGGCCGTCTCCCTACCCGTCACCGTCCTCAACAGCCCCGCCGTCACTGCCTACCCCCAGCACGACTTCGGCACCGGCCGCGAcatcgccggcgtcgtgctcTTCGCCATAGGCTTCGTCATGGAGAGCGTCAGCGACGTGCAAAAGTACAGGTTCCGCCAGGCGCATGACGGCTCGGCCGTGTGCGACAAGGGCTTCTTCTACGTCTCGCGCCATCCAAATTACTTTGGAGAGATACTGATACAATTTT ccaTCTACATGATCGCCGtatcctcggcggcggacggctacgtcggcggccaggcgtACAAGGCCCTGTACGCCACAATCCTCGGCCCCTTCCTGCTCACCGTCCTCCTCATGTTCGTCTCCGGCCTGCCCCTCTCGGAACGACCCAAGGCCAAGTCTCGCTACGAAAAGGGCAACAACTGGGAGGGATACAAGCGCTGGCTCGACCGGACCAGCGTCCTCATCCCCTTCCCGCCGCAGCTGTACGAGCGGGTGCCCGTTTTCCTCAAGCGGACCGTCTTCCTCGAGCTCCCCATGTACGTCTTCGATCCGGCGAAGCACTCGGATGTGAAGCATCCCAAGGGCGCCAATGAGAATAG
- a CDS encoding uncharacterized protein (SECRETED:SignalP(1-19~SECRETED:cutsite=TAA-LG~SECRETED:prob=0.4646)) has product MRATALHVLIAWFVVQTAALGIQERHFGSLEKRGVLDQLGQLLGLDGLGTNGGNNNNNRGGDGGGRGNRKGNNGGGGNGGGGRNNRGGGNNGGAAPATVTRTIVQTVTVDRAGSGGVAGGGGGGGGNGTAPPANNPVGAPATKPGFEGLRLTTITQTVQGDGAGPTVTETVQGNGQAMTVTITELASTVTQTVTAQCASQPAAPQQPGGQQPPAQQRPNRGSQRTQNTVSNVVHATTNANGNGVGVSTVPIPESEKPTTTFGAGNPPAQQSPTSSPGGEAGPSSQEAAPVAPSPPPSNPQEPPSSSSAAPAEQPSGGGAGSDGAGSPVTSGDGRSTATLVPSVSLGGLPADISAPLESAITTPNAGVIAPAKPVTLSGVSLSSQLDLGPLAQGTPSATSVRR; this is encoded by the exons ATGAGGGCCACGGCTCTTCACGTGCTCATCGCGTGGTTCGTTGTGCAG ACCGCCGCGCTGGGAATTCAGGAAAGGCACTTCGGTAGCCTGGAGAAGAGGGGCGTCCTCGATCAGCTGGGCCAactgctcggcctcgacggcttgGGGACCAACGGAGggaacaacaacaacaaccgAGGAGgggacggaggaggaagaggcaaCAGGAAGGGAAACAACGGTGGAGGAGGCAAtggcggaggaggccgcAATAACAGGGGCGGGGGCAacaatggcggcgctgcccccGCGACGGTGACCCGGACAATCGTGCAGACCGTCACCGTGGACAGAGCTGGCtctggcggcgtcgcgggaggcggcggcggcggcggaggcaacGGCACGGCGCCTCCCGCGAACAATCCTGTtggggcgccggcgacgaagcccgGGTTCGAAGG GCTTCGTCTCACGACCATCACGCAAACTGTCCAAGGAGATGGCGCAGGCCCAACCGTCACCGAGACCGTTCAGGGCAATGGGCAAGCCATGACGGTCACCATCACGGAGCTCGCCAGCACCGTCACCCAGACAGTTACCGCCCAGTGCGCGTCACAGCCT GCCGCCCCCCAGCAGCCCGgggggcagcagcccccGGCCCAACAGCGCCCGAACAGAGGCTCGCAGCGCACTCAGAACACTGTCAGCAATGTCGTCCATGCAACAACAAACGCTAACGGTAATGGAGTTGGTGTCTCCACGGTTCCAATCCCAGAGTCGGAGAAGCCCACAACAACCTTTGGTGCTGGCAACCCTCCTGCTCAGCAATCGCCGACAAGCAGTCCGGGAGGCGAGGCTGGGCCCTCGTCCCAGGAAGCCGCTCCTGTCGCCCCGAGTCCTCCGCCAAGTAATCCTCAGGagccgccatcatcatcctcagcTGCTCCAGCCGAgcagcccagcggcggcggtgctggaaGCGATGGCGCAGGAAGCCCCGTcaccagcggcgacggcaggaGCACCGCAACGCTAGTCCCGTCCGTGTCACTCGGGGGGCTTCCCGCGGATatctcggcgccgctcgAGTCTGCAATCACCACGCCGAATGCTGGTGTGATTGCGCCCGCGAAGCCGGTGACGCTGTCGGGCGTCTCGCTGAGCAGCCAGCTAGACCTTGGCCCGCTTGCCCAAGGGACCCCTTCGGCGACGTCTGTTCGGCGATAG